From Solibacillus sp. FSL W7-1464:
ACCAGCATCTTCTTCCATGTGAAGACGTGTAATACCGATTTTCTTTTTGTAGCCTGGTGTATCACCTTTAGCTGGAATTTCGATTTCTACCCAGCCGTTTTTACCGATTGGCTTATCAAATTGTGAAATTTGGTAAGCTTTCGGATTGTCCGGATAGAAGTAGTTTTTACGGTCGAACTTAGTTTCTTGTTCGATTTCCATGTTTAATGCTAAAGAAGCACGCATTGCGTAATCTACTACTTGTTTATTTAATACTGGTAAAACACCCGGATAACCAAGGTCGATTACTGTTGTATTTGTATTTGGTTCCGCCCCAAAGTGGTTCGGACTGCTAGAGAAGATTTTTGAGTTTGTTTTTAACTCAACGTGAATCTCTAAGCCAATGACTGTTTCAAAGTTCATTTTATTTTACCTCCCATAATGCTGGAGTTTGTTTAGCGAAATCTGTTTGTTGCTCATAAGCATATGCCACACGGTAAAGTGTTTCTTCATCGAAATGCTTACCGATAATTTGTAAACCTAATGGTAATCCGTTTTCAAAACCGCATGGAACTGAAATTGCCGGTACACCTGCTAAGTTGATTGGAATTGTTAAAATATCGTTTGCGTACATTGTCATTGGGTCATCAATGTTTGCACCAATAGCGAATGCCGGTGTTGGTGCAGTTGGCCCGATGATAACATCGTAGTTTTCAAACACTTTGTCATAATCGGCTTTAATTAAAGTACGTGCCTGTTGTGCTTTTTTGTAGTAAGCATCATACGTACCTGCTGATAATGAATATGTTCCAAGCATAATACGACGTTTCACCTCGTCGCCGAAACCTTCAGCACGAGATTGTTTGTACAGCTCCAATAAGTTTTTCGCGTTTTCTGAACGGTAGCCGTAACGAATACCATCGAAACGGGAAAGGTTTGAAGATGCTTCTGATGAAGAAAGAATGTAATAAGCTGCTAATGCGTATTTAGAGTGTGGTAATGATACCTCTTCTACTGTAGCACCTAATCCTTTTAATACTTCCAATGCATCAAGAACCGACTGTTTTGCTGCTTCGCCAACGCCTTCACCTAGGAATTCTTTTGGTACAGCAATTTTCAAGCCTTTAATATTACCGTCTAAAGCGGCTGCATAGTTTGGTACCGGAACATCTGCAGAAGTTGAATCCATTTCGTCTACACCTGAGATTGTTTCAAGTAATAATGCATTGTCTTTTACATTGCGCGTAATTGGTCCGATCTGGTCTAAAGAAGATGCGAATGCAACTAAACCAAAACGAGATACACGACCATATGTAGGTTTCATTCCTACAACACCACAGTAAGCTGCTGGTTGACGGATTGATCCACCCGTATCAGAACCTAGTGAAAATGGTACTTCACCCGCTGCAACTGCTGCTGCAGATGCACCTGAAGAACCACCTGGTACATGTGAAAGATTCCATGGGTTTTTAGTTGTTTTATAAGCCGAGTTTTCGTTTGAAGAACCCATTGCGAATTCATCCATGTTCAATTTACCGACTGTGATCATACCTGCATCACGTAATTTTTTTACGATTGTTGCATCGTAAATCGGCATAAAGCCTTCCAGAATTTTAGAAGCACATGTTGTTTCCAATCCTTCTGTTACGATGTTATCCTTTACGCCAATCGGCATACCGAATAATGGACCGCGCTCCTCAAAAGGAACTTGATCTAATTCAGCTGCTTTTGCAGTTGCTTGTTCTTTATTTAATGCTAAAAAAGCTTGTACATCGCCGTCCAACTTTTCAATGCGGTCAAACGCTTCTTTTGTTAAATCCGCAATTGTTAGTTCACCCGACTTTAAGCTCTCTTGCAATTGTGCTGATGTGCGCTCAAATACTGTCATGCGAGTGGTTCCTCCTATTACTCCATAATTGATGGTACTTTAATTTGACCTGCTTCTTGTTCTTTTACGTTCAGCATTACTTTTTCAAGAGGTAAGCCTTCTTTTGCTACGTCCTCGCGAAGTACGTTCACTAAAGGTAAAACATGTGAAGTCGGTTCTACATTTGTTGTATCTAATTCATTTAACTGCTCTGCGAAATCAGTAATTTTACCTAATTGTTCAGCAAATTTCTCTGCTTCCTCTTCTGTAATAGCAAGTCGTGCTAAGTGTGCTACGTGTTTTACTTCTTCTTTCGAAATGTTTGCCATTTGTTACACCTCCAAATTGTCGAATCAAATATACCTCGGCAAAATCCGGATCATCCGCCGGGGCTATATGTGGAGTCAGTGATTGTTTTGGATACCCGCTGATTCTACATAAACCATGCCCATAATGATAACATTTTTCCTTGTAAAAATCTCCGCTTTAGGAAAAAATCCAGCAAACAATCCCCCACTTATGACGATTTTTCGCCAAATTAACGCATTAACGTAGTGAAGTAGATATTCTGTACAAAAAGAAAATACCACACTCGTAAAAGTATGGTATTTTTCGTAAGATTTTACTCATAAATATGAACAAAAGGCTCATCTTCATTTGGTTCTTTAATAATTAGTACTTCCGGTCCGTTAACGGAGGTGATACTTACCGAAATATACAGGTCAAGCGGTAAATGATTGAGCATTAAGCCGGTTAAATACTGGGTGAATCCTGTAATTTCAGCTGTTCCGTAAAACTGAATCGGGATTTCGATATCCAGCTTCTGCACTTTTTTGTTTTGGTAAAAGCCAGTCGCAAACACACTTGTGAAGTTCGAGAAATATTTGTCGACATCCTGTTTGAAGTTCTGGAATTTCGTATTCAGATCACGATATACATCATCCGGCGAAGTCATCGGGAAAGTAACGTACTTCTCATCGATTGCTTTCCATTCACCCAATTCCGTCTTTCCATTATCCGCGAAATTATAATCGGTATACGTACCCGGTACAATCGCATTTCTTTCAGCTTGTTTAAATAGAGCAATGACAATCGGAATATCTGCCAGTTCCGGACGGGCACGCAATCGATTAATCACTTCCTGCGCTATTTTTTTACCTTCCGCTTCTATTTTTGCATCGGGAATTTTTTCTTCAAAAAATTCTCCATACTGCTCTTTTTGATAATAGTAAACTGAATTTAGAGCTAAACCGATCGAAACACCCGCCAGCTTTACTTTATTTTCGTCAGTTTTTGTTAAATAGTTCTGTTCCACAATATGTGCCAAATAAACAGGTGCTTCTGTCGCTTTTACTGTCGGTTCCATTTCCTCGCCTGTTGTCTCATCAACGCTTGACGGGTTTAAACCTTGGTACTCCGGTCCTTTGTCTTCTGTTTGGTTTGGACGGGCTAACCAGTATTTCAATGTTTCTTCATCTAAATACTGACCTTCCTGAAAATAATGGTCTTCCGTATCGAAATGATTTTGTGAAATACGCATTAAGCCTGTCTCGACTTCCTTCATATCGTACTTCGTATAAATATTGGAAACAACTAAACCACGGCTTGCACTTTCCTTATATGGAATCAATATACGATAAAATTTATCGTTTATTTGCATATTCGGGATAATTGTTGTTTCCACTGCTTGTTCTGTATCTGATTCTTGCGTCAGTTCTGTTTCAGGTGTGAGGTTTGGTGCACACGCTGACAACATCGCCGCTACAATTATCGCAGGTATCCAGCGATAACGTTTCATGAGAGCAAGTCCCCTTTACTATATTAATTGTTCGATTAGGCGCACTTCATCCCAAATTTCGATGCCCAAGCTTTGAGCCTTTTCAAGCTTAGAGCCTGCATCTTCTCCGACAATTACAAGGTCTGTTTTTTTACTGACACTCCCTGCAACCGTACCACCTAACTGTTCTATTTTCACCTTTGCTTCGTTACGTGTCAATTGCTGTAATTTACCTGTCAGTACAATTGTTTTTCCTGCAAAAGGATTCGTCCCGGCTTCCACGACAATTTTCTTGCCTTTATAGGACATATTTAAGCCAAATTCCTTTAAGCGTTCAATCAATTGCTGCACTTGCTCGTTGGCAAAATATGCGACAATTGATTCAGCCATTTTATCGCCAATTTCATGGATATCTTTCAATTCTTCCTCGGTCGCAACCATTAGTGCATCAATTGTTTCAAAATGTGCCGCCAAAATCTTGGCTGCTTTTTCCCCTACATGGCGAATACCGAGACCGAACAGTAATCGTTCCAGCGAATTGTCCTTTGACTGAATTAGCGCTTCAACTAAATTCGTCGCCGATTTTTGCCCCATTCGCTCCAGATTGATCAGTTGCTCTACTGTGAGTTCATACAATCCCGCTACATCTTGAATATAGCCTTCGCGCAACAGCTGCTCCACTACCTTTTCTCCAAGGCCGTCGATATTCATCGCATTACGGGAAACGAAATGCTTCACACCTTCCGCGATTTGCGCAGGACATTGTGGATTCACGCAGCGCAGTGCTACATCAGTATCAATGCGTACAACTTCTTCATTACATGCAGGGCAATTGGTCGGCATTTTATACGGTACGGCTTCATCCGGTCGCTGCTCCAGAACGACCCCCACAATTTGCGGAATAATATCACCCGCTTTTCGTACGATGACCGTATCATCAATTCGAATGTCCTTTTCACGGATCAGGTCTTCATTGTGCAATGATGCACGGCTCACAGTAGTTCCCGCTACAAGTACCGGTGTTAAGATTGCCGTTGGGGTAATAACCCCCGTGCGACCTACCGTCAGTTCAATATCCAATAATTTAGTTATAACTTCTTCAGCCGGGAATTTGTAGGCAATCGCCCAGCGCGGTGATTTTGCCGTATAGCCAAGCTCATCTTGGTGCGCATAGCGGTTTACTTTGATGACGATGCCATCAATCTCATACGATAAATTTGGGCGTGCTTTAGTCCACTTTTCTATAAACGCCAAAACATCCTCAATAGTTTCGCAATACTCACGCTCTTTATTTGACGGAAAACCTAGCTCCTCCAAATACTTGAGCATTTCCCAATGCCCGTCGATGCCATAGCTTTCTCCGTCACCGCCAACTGCATATATAAACGTCGATAAATTTCGGCTTGCCGCAATTTTCGGGTCTAATTGACGCAATGATCCTGCTGCCGCGTTCCGTGGATTTGCAAATAGCTCTTCGCCATTTTCAGTACGACGCTCATTGAGCTTCTCAAAAGATTTTTTCGGCATATAGGCTTCGCCGCGTACTTCTAATGTTACTGGTTCCTTTAAACGTAAAGGAATGGCACGGATCGTTTTCAGGTTTGCTGTAATGTCTTCCCCTACTGTTCCGTCACCGCGTGTAGCACCTTGTACAAATCCCCCGTTTTCATAGCGCAGGGAAATAGCCAAACCATCGATTTTTAGCTCACATACATAAGAATAATTTTTACCTATTGCCTGCTCGATTTTCCGGTCGAAATCACGCAAATCTTCTTCATTGAAAGCATTCGACAGACTAAGCATTGCTGTTTCATGCGTTACCTTTTTAAAACCTTCCAATACCATGCCACCGACACGCTGAGTAGGAGAATCAGGATAAATAAATTCCGGATTTGCTTCTTCTAATGCGATAAGTTCATGTAAAAGCTGATCATATACACTATCTTCCACTACCGGTTTATCCAGCACATAATACGCATAGCCGTACTCATGAAGAAGCTTGTTCAATTCCGCAATTCTTTGTTCTATTTCATTCATCAACTGTTCCTCCTAAGCTTTTGTAATCGGCGCAAACTTTGCAAGCAGACGTTTTATTCCAGTCGGTGACGGGAAAGCGATGTCCAGTTCCATACCATCACCCTCACCTTTTACGCTTACGACCATACCGACACCCCATTTACCATGGGCAGCTTTGTCGCCTACTTTCCAGTCAAACTTATCCCCGCCTGTAGAATTCAGTCGTGACGTTTGGGAAGCAGGTGCCTGTACACTTCCTAGTGAACGCTTCGGCATGCGGTCATAACGGTTCGATTTAAATGGTAATGATTCATCACGATAGGATGTAGTATTTGCTTTTGAAACTTGCTCTAACACATTTTCATCAATTTCACGTAAAAAACGTGATGGAGCATTATATCCTGTACGGCCAAAAATCGTACGGGAGCCCGCGCAAGACAAGTAAAGACGCTGTTCTGCACGAGTCGCGCCGAATGGTGATAGGTAAGCCTTTGAAGTTATCTCCAGCTTTTCCCCCACCCCACACCGTGCGTGCGAGTTTCCCCGCACACGGCGTTCCATCTAACCATCAATAGTCAATTTCGCATTATTTTAATACTTCATAACCACATAATTTTCTATATTTGTTCAATTGTTTTAAGTTAATATAGGCAGGTAAATCTTTTAATTTTAAATTCACATCATGGACTAGTTTATGTGAAGTTTTACTTAACATTATGAGATTATTATAACTGTCCGTACCACCTAAACTTCGTGGTATTTTATGATGTATATGAATTTCTTGCGGGTCCATTGCTAAATAGTCTTTATCTAAAATCGGCTCTTTCTTTTGCTGGTTCAGTAGACTTGGGATATAAATAATATTACTACTATTTTTCCCGGTTTTCGTTCGGTTATCAAAGAAATAGTTCACCCATTCAAGTGCTTTATATTTTGTTTGATTCGGTTCCCATAGTTTGTGAACTTCATACATGTAATCAGCTGTACTTTTCACGCTATGTTGCCGCATCTCCCATAAATCAAGTAGTTGCCCATTGACCATAAAGCTCACATGTGGGTTACGGACTATATCAATTTTAACTTCCCGTCGCCTTATCATTTTCTTAATTAACAATAAGTGAATTCTACTTATGAGCCATGTTAAATTCGTGCAGATTGTATAGTAATTAAAAATACCTCTCATATATACAATAAAATAATCTAACTTACCTTTCCAAAGACACCATTCAAGCCTACTTTTCGTTTCTTTCCAAAGTTTCTTTTGGTCTTTAACCGAAATTATGAATGAGTTTGGTTTAGTACTATTCGTTTTACGATATTTAAAGCCTAGAAATTCTAGTTCAGTGTCTCCATGAATGGTTATTAACTTGGTTTTATCCTTGTTTATTTCCAATCCATTTTCCTTACACCAATCTTCAAACATCATAATCACATCATATATATCGTATTTCCCTTTACTAATTAGTACAAAATCATCTGCATATCGAATGATTTTTACTACTCTACGTTCTTGCAACCAGTTAAAATAAAATTCACGACCACGTTTGTATGACCTACCGTGGTTTCTATGAATATTAGGGTTTTGGATAATTTGGCGTCCATTGTCTCGCTTAAAATCATTTATTTCATGAAGTCGAAGTTCAAAATCATGAAACATTACATTAGCGAGTATCGGACCTAAAATCGTACCTTGCCTTAATCCAATTCCGTTATATTTCTCTTTTGGCTGTATCAAATCAATCCACATTAACCGTTTTATACATTTTAAAAATGCTAAGTCATGTATATTATGGTTTAACTTTAACTTATCTAACACTTTGTCAATTTGTACTGTATCAAAGTATTCTTTCAAGTCGCAGTCGTATATGTGTCCTTCATTGTTGTATTGTAAAGTAGTTGCGATATAGGACATACATTCTTGGGCATTGCGATTTTTCCTAAAACCAAAACTTTCAGGATTAAATTGTGCTTCAAGAATTGGTTCAAGGATATTTCTAACACATTGCTGTGCAATCCTGTCATATAAATTTGTTATGCCTAACGGTCGCATTTTCCCATTGCTTTTCGGTATCATTACACGTCTTGCTTTACCTTGTTTTGAACCAAATAATCGATTTTTGATTTCCTTTATAACATCTTCAATATCTAATTTCATAATGTCATTAAAGGTTATACCATCTGGACCTGCTGTTTTCTTGCCTTTATTGCTACCTATTATTTTAATTGAACATATAATGTTTTGTTCATCAATGACATATTGCCATAAGTGGTTAAATCGTGTTTTTGTTAATGCTTTTTCAAATAATATTTGTTCGACATCATTAATACCATATCGCCAAATATCCTTTTCTTTGACTTTCAACTGTATCGCCTTCTTTCCACAAGGGATAGCGATTACTATTGATGTTAGACTTGGGGCCTTCCTTCCACTTCCATTACGAAGCTTCAACAGTACTATGCCCCTACTGACTCCCCTATTCATGCTCTTTCATGCGATTTGCAATCCCCGAGCGATTACTAAAACGTTAGGGGTCTCAAACGTTCCGATATTACTAGGTATATAACTGTACTTAGGTTCCACCTTTATCCCGACTATATCAATAAGTAGAACAACCCATTAGTTCTATCCATCAGACTCTGTACGATAAATATCTTTTGGAATATAGTTAATTAGACAACATTTCTATTGCCCGCTCTACGAGACGTACATTCAGTGGTTCGTCATTAGCTATCTAAATCCTAACCATATACAGCTGCCCAGCCCGCACCATCTTCGCAGTAATGTTTAACATTTCCTCAGCTTAACCTGTTAGGGCTACTTAGCGCGACTTCACCCAACTTCACACAACCTGTTACCAGTGTTGCATGTGGGAGTATCAGCTTCCATCTTGTCACGGAGATTATTTGGGTTCTCCGCCGTGGTGTCGTAATATCAGTTGTTGTTAGCAAAAATATTCTTGCTAACCCTGCCAATCCCTTCGCCTAAGCGATTTCTGGCAAACGTTTCATACCATACATCAAGCGACGTTCCTCGGCCATTTCATCTTCACTTTCCAATGAACGTGAATGCGGGAATATATTCTCTTCCATCCCGATAATGAACACAACAGGGAATTCCAGCCCTTTTGCGGCATGCATCGTCATTAAAATAATCGTACCTTTTGCCTTTTCTTCTTCATCCAAAGAATCAATATCTGCAATGAGTGCCAGGTCTGTTAAAAAGGCTACTAATGACTGGTCTTCACTGCGCGCTTCAAAAGCCTGTGTTACCGTTAGAAATTCTTCGATATTTTCCAGTCGGCTTTCCGCTTCAATCGATTTTTCCGCTTTCAGCATTTGGCGGTATCCTGATTTTTCAAGCACCTCTTCCACAATTTCTGTAACCGATAAGTCTTGCTGACGTTCACTTAACGAACGAATCATATTGTAGAAATTTTCAGCGGAAGTTGCTGCTTTCCCAGACAGCCCCATAAATACTAGTTCACCCATTGCATCAAATATTGAACGGTCACGCTCCATTGCATAAACAAGCATTTTATCAAATGATGTCGCACCGATCGCACGTTTTGGTTCATTGATAATTCTCGCCAGTGATAAATCATCATCATTGTTTGCAATCAAACGCAAGTAAGCGAGCAAATCTTTAATCTCTTTTCGATCATAGAACTTTGTACCGCCGACGATCTGGTAGTTCATATTCGATTTTACAAGCACATCCTCGATTACACGTGACTGTGCGTTAGTACGGTATAAAATCGCAAAATCATCCAGTCTGTAATCTTCATCCTTCATGAGCTTTTGAATCGTACGGACCACATACTGCGCTTCATCCTGTTCATTGCCGGCTTTGTATAGCTGTATCTTTTCGCCTTCCGGATTTTCTGTTCGAAGTACTTTTTTATAGCGGTCTTTATTCTTTTCAATTACGCTGTTTGCCGCTTGTAAAATACGCTTCGTTGAACGGTAGTTTTGCTCAAGCATAATGACTTTTGCTTCTTTGTAATCTTTTTCGAACGATAATATATTCGAAATATCGGCACCGCGCCAACGATAGATCGATTGGTCCGAATCCCCGACAACACAAATATTGCGGAATTTCTTAGCCAGCAGTTGTACGAGCAGATATTGGGATTTATTGGTATCCTGGTACTCATCAACGTGAATGTACTGGAATTTATTCTGATAAAACTCAAGCACATCCGGCGCTTCATTGAATAGACGGATTGTCAGCATGATCAAATCGTCAAAATCAAGACTTTGATTTTGTCTTAATCGTTTCTGATAGCCTTTATATACTTGCGCTACAATTTTTTCAAATGGATTATGCGGATTCATGTTCGCTTCAAAGCCGTCCACAGTAATGCATTCGTTTTTTGCCGAACTGATCGTATTTAATATTGCACGCGGATCATACTTTTTCGGGTCGATATTATCCTGCTTCAAAATATTTTTTATAACCGTCAGCTGATCCGAACTATCTAAGATTGAAAAGCTTTTCGAATAGCCGATCCGGTCGATATTACGTCGCAAAATGCGGACACACATCGAGTGGAATGTGGATACCCACATGCTTTCCGTTGTTCCGTTTCCTAAAATCCCGTCAATACGTTCACGCATTTCGCGGGCAGCTTTATTTGTAAATGTAATGGCCAGAATTTTCGAAGGATACACTTCACGCTCAACGACTAAATAGGCGATACGGTGAGTCAGTACCCGTGTTTTTCCAGAGCCGGCTCCTGCCATAATCAGGAGCGGGCCTTCTGTTGTTTTCACCGCTTCAGCTTGCTGTGGATTCATCCCCGCTACTAAGTTTTTTGCTATATGCTCCATTTTGCACCTTCCCATCTAAAGAACATTTGTTCCTATTATATAACACTTTTTACTGCTTGTACGGTTTTTAATGCCGCTTTTAAATCCTCATAAATAATATTTCCGACAACTATGGTATTGGCATGTGCAGCCATTTCCTTCGCTTGCTCTACAGACGTAATTCCGCCCCCATAAAAAAGCTTTGTTTCATTTAAAACTTCGGCTGTCGCTTTCACCATTTCAATATCACCGTATGCACCGCTGTACTCTAAATAAAAGATCGGCAATTTAAAGTAGTTTTCGGCCATCCGTGCATAGGCCACTACATCTTCCACAGTCAAATCTGTTTTCGCATCAGTTGCTTGTGCTACTTTACAGTCCGGATTCAGTACACAGTACCCCTCCGCTACAAGCTCTTCCCAAATCAGCACATCGCCGTATTCTTTAATCGCTTCATGATGCAAATCTTTCACCCATTTTGTATCACGGCTATTCAACACTGTCGGAATGAAATAATAGTCATATCCCGGTGTAATGCTGTCGACATTTGAAATTTCAAGCGCAATCGGCACTGAAAAACGACGTACACGGACGAGCAGATCCAAAACGCCATCCAATGTCACATCATCTGTCCCGCCGACTAAAATAACATCCGTACCCGATTCGCAAATCTGCTCTAATGCCTCATCCGAAATTTCCTTTGCAGGGTCCAGTTTAAATACATGTCTCCAGTTTAAATATTCCATGAATATATCCACCTATCTCAAAAATTTTATATAGAACTTTTCATTATCTTAGTTTTTATTGACCATCTCTTAGTATAACGAAAATCGATGAAATATTAAAAGACTGAGCGGGTAAATCTGCTCAGTCTTTTAAGCTTGCTCATATATTTATGATTGGGCGCTTCTTTACTTTGACGTAAATGGCTTTTCGTCTGGATAAAGACGGCCCAGCATTTCATCATAAGTGTCATTTCCGTAATCAAAGCAACGACGTACACGGGAAATTGTAGCTGTTGAAGCACCAGTTTCCTTTTTAATTGTTTCATACGTTTTCTTCAAACGTAATAAATGTGCAACTTCAAATCGCTGTGCCAATGACTGGATTTCACTAATCGTGCACAAGTCATCGAAAAATTTATAGCATTCCTCAATATCTTTTAACTCTAGAACAGCTTTAAACAACTGATCTGTTTGATGACCGCGAATTTTTTCAATTTGCATGTACCCACCATTTCCTCTCTACTCTGAATATATAACAGATGCCGCTAAACCGGGAGATGTTGGTACGAAAAGTATCCACGTTTTTCCTTGAACTAACTTTACTTCCGATCCATCTTCTTCAACTGCCACGAGCAGGCCATCTGCATTTTTCCATTTTACTTCACGTATCATCCCAGCCTGGGCTACATACGCGTTGCCGCCACCCGTAATTGTAATTTCACGTCGACCCGCATTGTCTACAATTCGGTGAGGCATTTCAAAAAATAAAATATTGGCTAATTCGATGGATTCATTTGTTTCATAATCGATTGTTTCTACATTTGCAGAATAACGCTTGTACTGATTCGTTTCGGCATTGTAAACATACTGACTGTTAAATGAACCACTATTATTGTACTTCATCGATACTTCATTAGCCGTTATTCCTATTTTAACATTATCTTCGGCTTCATAGAATGGGTAGGACACTTTTTTCTGATAAAGTAGTGAAGTCCCTGTTTTTTCGGCACCGGCCTTTACATTTTCACCTGAAATATAGGAATTGTGGGGAGCGACCCGTGTCGATGAACGTTTGAAGTAAGTACCGTCATAGTGCATTCCATTTATATTATCGACAACTCTTCGTTCAAGCATCGATTTTGCTTCAGGACTGTATCCGTGCGCAATATAAAATGCGTCCAGACCTTTTGCAATATCAACGAAGTACGACCGTGCACTGCGAATCGGTCCGATTGATTCTGGAAGTTCAGACTGGTAAAGTGCTAAAAAACGTGTGACATCACCTTCCGCCAGCATTTCATATACAACATCCGCCTGTGCAAGTCCGGATTGCGGACGTGCTTGCGGATGGTTATTAATCGTTGCAAGTATCGGACGCATCGTCGCTTCTTCTGCTACACGTTCCCCTGTAAAAGGAGTAACAAATGGCAGTATTTCTTCGGCCTCCGCAACAATAATGTCTTCCTCTACCTCTGTTTCTTCTATTTCTACAACAGGCTCCTCTGTTTGTTCTTTGTCGGAACAACCTGCCGTTAAGGTTATGCCTAATAGCGCTAACATAAATATACTGCGTTTCATCGTGCTACTCCTCTCATTTTTATCGGTTTATCGCATTACAGCAGGTAGCATAACCTTATTTTTCATGACATCAAAAATCCCACGTGTCGTAATACGAATATATGGTAAATGTGTCGATTGTAAAAACAGCAATGTGTAAATTGCATCTGTATGGTGATAACCACGCTCTTTCAAAGCACTCTTTAATGCAAGTTCAAGCGGTATTACATCTTCCACCGGCCCATCATAAATAGATCCGGCCAACTTTAAAGGAATACTTGTTACAATTTGATCATCTTCTACAAGTACAATCCCGCCATTCATTTTCTTCAGTTCCCGGAACGCGTGCTGCATATCCTGGACCGATTTTCCGATCAAAATAATATCTCCAGTATTGGAATACGATGAAGCAAAACCTTTTACATGTGTCGCAAATCCTTTGATCATCGTATTAATTCGCCATTTACCATTACGGTCGACAAGCATTAAATAGCTTTCATCATGATCTGTAGATAATGTATGATGTTGTCCGAGATTTTTTATACTATACGGTTTTGTAATAACATCATTCACCATTTCAACGCCAATCGGCATCGAAAATTGAAAATCTCCTTCATGCAAATCAAAATCGATTTTCAAATCACCAAATAGTGATAAGTCAACTGCGGGAAGTGCTTTCAAATCATTATTGTCTCGCTTCAGCCATACTCCTTTTGAAATGACTGATTCAGGTGTCGGCGAATATTCGTCCGACAGAATATTAATATTTGCATAACGACCTGTAGCAAGCAGCCCATGCAGATTGGTCATATTATAATAGCGTGCAACATTATAACTTGCCATATTATAAGCGTCAATCGGACGCACACCCGCTTCAAGGGCGGCCCGAATA
This genomic window contains:
- a CDS encoding reverse transcriptase domain-containing protein, which gives rise to MKVKEKDIWRYGINDVEQILFEKALTKTRFNHLWQYVIDEQNIICSIKIIGSNKGKKTAGPDGITFNDIMKLDIEDVIKEIKNRLFGSKQGKARRVMIPKSNGKMRPLGITNLYDRIAQQCVRNILEPILEAQFNPESFGFRKNRNAQECMSYIATTLQYNNEGHIYDCDLKEYFDTVQIDKVLDKLKLNHNIHDLAFLKCIKRLMWIDLIQPKEKYNGIGLRQGTILGPILANVMFHDFELRLHEINDFKRDNGRQIIQNPNIHRNHGRSYKRGREFYFNWLQERRVVKIIRYADDFVLISKGKYDIYDVIMMFEDWCKENGLEINKDKTKLITIHGDTELEFLGFKYRKTNSTKPNSFIISVKDQKKLWKETKSRLEWCLWKGKLDYFIVYMRGIFNYYTICTNLTWLISRIHLLLIKKMIRRREVKIDIVRNPHVSFMVNGQLLDLWEMRQHSVKSTADYMYEVHKLWEPNQTKYKALEWVNYFFDNRTKTGKNSSNIIYIPSLLNQQKKEPILDKDYLAMDPQEIHIHHKIPRSLGGTDSYNNLIMLSKTSHKLVHDVNLKLKDLPAYINLKQLNKYRKLCGYEVLK
- a CDS encoding heptaprenylglyceryl phosphate synthase yields the protein MEYLNWRHVFKLDPAKEISDEALEQICESGTDVILVGGTDDVTLDGVLDLLVRVRRFSVPIALEISNVDSITPGYDYYFIPTVLNSRDTKWVKDLHHEAIKEYGDVLIWEELVAEGYCVLNPDCKVAQATDAKTDLTVEDVVAYARMAENYFKLPIFYLEYSGAYGDIEMVKATAEVLNETKLFYGGGITSVEQAKEMAAHANTIVVGNIIYEDLKAALKTVQAVKSVI
- a CDS encoding YerC/YecD family TrpR-related protein; protein product: MQIEKIRGHQTDQLFKAVLELKDIEECYKFFDDLCTISEIQSLAQRFEVAHLLRLKKTYETIKKETGASTATISRVRRCFDYGNDTYDEMLGRLYPDEKPFTSK
- a CDS encoding DUF3048 domain-containing protein: MKRSIFMLALLGITLTAGCSDKEQTEEPVVEIEETEVEEDIIVAEAEEILPFVTPFTGERVAEEATMRPILATINNHPQARPQSGLAQADVVYEMLAEGDVTRFLALYQSELPESIGPIRSARSYFVDIAKGLDAFYIAHGYSPEAKSMLERRVVDNINGMHYDGTYFKRSSTRVAPHNSYISGENVKAGAEKTGTSLLYQKKVSYPFYEAEDNVKIGITANEVSMKYNNSGSFNSQYVYNAETNQYKRYSANVETIDYETNESIELANILFFEMPHRIVDNAGRREITITGGGNAYVAQAGMIREVKWKNADGLLVAVEEDGSEVKLVQGKTWILFVPTSPGLAASVIYSE